From the Rhodoferax sp. WC2427 genome, one window contains:
- a CDS encoding YheT family hydrolase, with amino-acid sequence MNYVAPWWLPGGHAQTIWPALYSRRVFGPRPQFRRERWITPDLDFIDVDFCDAAARIADPAASEAGRPLLVLFHGLEGSSGSHYAEAFADYARAHGMGFVVPHFRGCSGELNLSPRAYHSGDFEEVGWVLKRLKAWHRGKVIAVGISLGGNALLRWAEEMGDQARQVVRAVAAVCAPTDLAASGWAIGRGMNRHIYTRMFLRSMKPKALRKLDQHPGLFDREALMAARDLYEFDNIFTAPLHGFNSTEDYWARASAKPHLAQIRVPTLVVNARNDPFVPAWSLPHQDEVGAHVTLWQPSHGGHVGFPHGPIPGHVRSMPDAVGGWLLQAIQ; translated from the coding sequence ATGAACTATGTAGCGCCCTGGTGGTTGCCCGGCGGCCATGCGCAAACCATCTGGCCAGCCCTGTACTCCCGCCGCGTGTTTGGACCCCGGCCGCAGTTCCGGCGCGAGCGCTGGATCACGCCCGACCTGGACTTCATCGACGTGGATTTCTGCGATGCCGCCGCCCGCATCGCCGACCCGGCGGCCAGCGAGGCGGGACGGCCCCTGTTGGTGCTGTTCCACGGGCTGGAGGGCTCGTCGGGCAGCCATTACGCCGAGGCCTTTGCCGACTACGCGCGGGCCCACGGCATGGGTTTTGTGGTGCCGCACTTTCGCGGCTGCAGCGGCGAGCTCAACCTTTCTCCGCGCGCCTACCACTCGGGTGACTTTGAAGAAGTCGGCTGGGTGCTCAAGCGCCTCAAGGCCTGGCACCGGGGCAAGGTCATCGCCGTCGGTATTTCGCTGGGCGGCAACGCCTTGCTGCGCTGGGCCGAAGAGATGGGCGACCAGGCCCGCCAAGTGGTGCGGGCCGTGGCGGCGGTGTGCGCGCCCACCGACCTGGCGGCCAGCGGCTGGGCCATCGGGCGCGGCATGAACCGGCACATCTACACCCGCATGTTCTTGCGCAGCATGAAGCCCAAGGCGCTGCGCAAACTCGACCAGCACCCCGGCCTGTTCGACCGCGAGGCGTTGATGGCCGCGCGCGACCTGTACGAGTTTGACAACATCTTCACCGCCCCGCTGCACGGCTTCAACAGCACCGAAGACTACTGGGCCCGCGCCTCGGCCAAGCCGCACCTGGCGCAGATCCGCGTGCCGACGTTGGTGGTGAATGCCCGCAACGACCCCTTTGTGCCCGCCTGGAGCCTGCCGCACCAGGACGAGGTGGGCGCGCACGTCACCCTGTGGCAGCCCAGCCACGGCGGCCACGTCGGCTTTCCCCACGGCCCCATCCCTGGCCACGTGCGCAGCATGCCCGATGCCGTTGGCGGCTGGCTTTTACAGGCAATTCAATAA
- a CDS encoding YgcG family protein, with product MLLRLFVACWLALLALASHGQSVLPVPALTGHVIDTTATFSAAQLQALEAKLTAFEASTGAQVVVLMVPTTQPEDIASYANRVGNTWKIGRKEVGDGLILLVAKNDRKLRIEVAKTLEGAIPDLAASNIINEAITPRFKQGDFAGGVDAGVGQIMALVKGEALPAPKARAAQPAEGFDWQELLIFAVFAVPIAGAIARSIFGPKLGSLVTGAGVGALAWFVSASLLIAGVVGVAALLFTLVSRAGASSLGGGLGGLGGGGGFGGGRGGGGGGGFRSGGGGNFGGGGASGGW from the coding sequence ATGCTGCTGCGCCTGTTTGTTGCGTGCTGGTTGGCCCTGCTGGCCCTGGCCAGCCACGGCCAAAGTGTGCTGCCGGTGCCCGCGCTGACCGGCCACGTGATCGACACCACGGCGACCTTCAGCGCGGCGCAACTGCAGGCGCTGGAGGCCAAGCTGACCGCCTTTGAAGCCAGCACCGGCGCGCAGGTGGTGGTGCTGATGGTGCCCACCACCCAGCCCGAGGACATTGCCAGCTACGCCAACCGCGTAGGCAACACCTGGAAGATTGGCCGCAAAGAGGTGGGCGACGGCCTGATCCTGCTGGTGGCCAAGAATGACCGCAAGCTGCGCATTGAGGTGGCCAAGACGCTGGAGGGCGCAATTCCCGACCTGGCGGCCAGCAACATCATCAACGAGGCCATCACGCCGCGCTTCAAGCAGGGCGACTTCGCCGGGGGCGTGGATGCCGGTGTGGGCCAAATCATGGCCTTGGTCAAGGGCGAGGCCCTGCCCGCGCCCAAAGCCCGGGCCGCGCAGCCCGCCGAGGGCTTTGACTGGCAAGAACTGCTGATCTTTGCCGTGTTTGCCGTGCCGATTGCGGGCGCCATCGCCCGCAGCATCTTCGGGCCCAAGCTGGGCTCGCTGGTGACGGGCGCAGGCGTGGGGGCCCTGGCCTGGTTCGTCTCGGCCAGCCTGCTGATCGCGGGCGTGGTAGGCGTGGCGGCACTGCTGTTCACGCTGGTGTCGCGGGCGGGGGCCTCGTCGCTCGGCGGAGGCCTGGGGGGACTGGGTGGCGGTGGCGGCTTTGGTGGCGGCCGCGGCGGCGGTGGGGGCGGCGGGTTCCGCTCGGGCGGTGGTGGCAATTTTGGCGGCGGCGGCGCTTCCGGGGGATGGTAA
- a CDS encoding nuclear transport factor 2 family protein, whose amino-acid sequence MPKAKLQAATVGGTADDTEAAFYEALQNGDIDKLVACWADEDDVVCIHPGGARVVGIAAIRSSFEAMFAQGRIRAWPENVRRIGALASAVHTLVERIEVMAPDGPREAFAVATNVYHKTAQGWRMVAHHASPGTGRDLQESGGAPALLH is encoded by the coding sequence ATGCCCAAAGCCAAACTCCAGGCCGCCACCGTGGGTGGCACTGCCGATGACACCGAAGCCGCCTTTTACGAGGCCTTACAAAATGGCGACATCGACAAACTGGTGGCCTGCTGGGCCGACGAGGACGATGTGGTCTGCATCCACCCCGGCGGCGCCCGCGTGGTGGGCATCGCCGCCATCCGCAGCAGCTTCGAGGCCATGTTTGCCCAGGGCCGCATCCGCGCCTGGCCCGAGAACGTGCGCCGCATCGGTGCGCTGGCCAGCGCCGTGCACACCCTGGTGGAGCGCATCGAGGTGATGGCCCCCGACGGCCCGCGCGAGGCCTTTGCCGTCGCCACCAACGTCTACCACAAGACCGCGCAAGGCTGGCGCATGGTGGCCCACCACGCCAGCCCCGGCACGGGGCGCGACCTGCAGGAGTCGGGTGGCGCGCCCGCACTATTGCATTAA
- a CDS encoding cytochrome c5 family protein, translated as MSANPHDHAAADDHTGPIKNPKQLLLAVFFSFVIPIFAIIGLVYYVVSDAKPAGTNTADTMTLGGMTEQSQSQALAARIQKIGSVEIRDANRELKSGEDVFKAQCTNCHTAGLVGAPKFGDAAAWGPRIKTGYETLLHSAMAGKGAMGAQSGGDFDDTEIARAVVYMANAGGASFPVPQKAAAAAAEGAASAAK; from the coding sequence ATGAGCGCCAACCCCCATGACCACGCAGCAGCAGATGACCACACCGGTCCCATCAAAAATCCCAAGCAGCTGCTGCTGGCGGTGTTTTTCTCATTCGTGATTCCGATTTTTGCCATCATCGGCCTGGTGTATTACGTGGTCTCGGACGCCAAGCCTGCGGGCACCAACACGGCGGACACCATGACACTGGGTGGCATGACGGAGCAATCACAAAGCCAGGCCCTGGCGGCCCGCATCCAGAAGATCGGCTCCGTTGAAATCCGCGATGCCAACCGCGAACTCAAATCTGGCGAAGACGTGTTCAAGGCCCAGTGCACCAACTGCCACACCGCTGGCCTGGTGGGCGCGCCCAAGTTTGGCGACGCTGCGGCCTGGGGCCCGCGCATCAAGACTGGTTATGAAACACTGCTGCATTCCGCCATGGCGGGTAAGGGCGCCATGGGCGCGCAAAGCGGTGGCGACTTTGACGACACCGAAATCGCCCGCGCCGTGGTCTACATGGCCAATGCCGGTGGGGCCAGCTTCCCCGTGCCGCAAAAGGCGGCTGCCGCGGCTGCCGAAGGTGCAGCGTCTGCCGCCAAGTAA
- a CDS encoding LemA family protein yields MKRWLPALLLASALTGCGYNDFQRLDEQSKAAWSEVLNQYQRRADLVPNIVATVKGEAAFEQDTLTKVVEARAKATSIQVTPETLNNPEAFAKFQAAQGELGSALSRLMVTVEKYPDLKANKGFSDLRVQLEGTENRITVARNRFIGTVQEYNVLARSFPSNLTAKVMGYQPKPSFTVQNEATISAPPVVDFKK; encoded by the coding sequence ATGAAACGCTGGTTACCCGCCCTACTGCTTGCATCCGCCCTGACCGGTTGCGGCTACAACGACTTTCAACGCCTGGACGAGCAGAGCAAGGCCGCCTGGAGCGAGGTGCTCAACCAGTACCAGCGCCGCGCCGACCTGGTGCCCAACATCGTGGCCACGGTCAAGGGCGAGGCCGCCTTTGAGCAGGACACGCTGACCAAGGTGGTGGAAGCCCGCGCCAAGGCCACGTCCATCCAGGTCACGCCCGAGACGCTGAACAACCCCGAGGCCTTCGCCAAGTTCCAGGCCGCCCAGGGTGAGCTGGGCAGTGCCCTGAGCCGCCTGATGGTGACGGTCGAGAAATACCCCGACCTGAAGGCCAACAAGGGCTTCAGCGACCTGCGGGTGCAGCTCGAAGGCACCGAAAACCGCATCACCGTGGCGCGCAACCGCTTCATCGGCACGGTGCAGGAATACAACGTGCTGGCCCGCAGCTTCCCGAGCAACCTGACGGCCAAGGTCATGGGCTACCAGCCCAAGCCCAGCTTCACGGTGCAAAACGAAGCCACCATCTCGGCCCCGCCGGTGGTGGACTTCAAGAAATAA
- a CDS encoding site-specific recombinase, whose translation MTTHTLTSLLDTLDADAPLARRHLWLIGLFDWIRGDNLAPDDSVSRLQRFLDAVDARPELQVRLRCWWQVLADTVDSTMVLSDYGFSPRTAFFSELGYRLRCKLLPSTPETTDAAELFSLVLPNTLDAAWMAALDAATLARIGHLLSSPSRTPGITLWQDELLQAITFCSNQIMATGVASELRLRMSAAARHDEPFNSLSAEVDALRRAFIATPREQPELEAAAQRLRERLELCRQAAASVYPHLNDHGISVNLVFMLRQLRERLLRVRDLMDCLLSPTPDASASRLVVRLAYAGKERRSLRALVRGNASMLAAKVTERSAETGEHYITRDHSEYRDMLVKAAGGGAATSLTTLLKFLIGAVGLTAFWAGMWSGVMYAASFVLIQLLHWTLATKQPAMTAPAMAAKLKDLGNSRAIEDFVDEVTHLVRSQVAAVLGNVGMVTPCVLLISFAMFWASGKHMVSRVEADHVFHTLTLLNPSTLLFAAFTGVLLFISSLIAGAVENWFVLHQLDSALRYNPRITRVLGGARADRWARFMREHISGFASNISLGFMLGLLPPVLAFVGLGLEARHVTLSTGQLAAATAAYGHLVWKMPLFWWSVAAIPLIGVLNLTVSFFLALQLALGAHSVTGLDRQRLRYAVLRRLRQKPLSFLWPPKSE comes from the coding sequence TTGACCACACACACTCTCACTTCGCTTCTCGATACGCTGGATGCCGACGCGCCCCTGGCGCGGCGCCACCTGTGGCTGATTGGCCTATTTGACTGGATCCGTGGCGACAACCTGGCGCCAGACGACTCGGTCAGCCGGTTGCAACGGTTTCTGGATGCGGTCGATGCCCGGCCCGAGCTGCAAGTGCGTCTACGCTGCTGGTGGCAGGTGCTGGCCGATACGGTGGACAGCACCATGGTGTTGTCCGACTACGGCTTTTCTCCCCGCACCGCGTTTTTTAGCGAACTGGGGTACCGGCTGCGCTGCAAACTGCTTCCCAGCACGCCTGAGACCACCGACGCGGCCGAGCTTTTCAGTCTGGTGTTGCCCAATACGCTGGACGCGGCCTGGATGGCGGCGCTGGATGCGGCCACCCTGGCACGCATCGGCCATTTGCTGTCATCGCCGTCGCGTACGCCCGGCATCACCCTGTGGCAAGACGAGCTGTTGCAGGCCATCACCTTTTGCAGCAACCAGATCATGGCCACCGGCGTGGCATCTGAGCTGCGCCTGCGCATGAGCGCCGCGGCCCGGCACGACGAACCGTTCAACAGCCTGTCGGCCGAGGTGGATGCGCTGCGCCGGGCTTTCATCGCCACGCCGCGCGAGCAGCCTGAGCTGGAGGCTGCCGCCCAGCGCCTGCGCGAGCGGCTGGAGCTGTGCCGCCAGGCGGCGGCCAGTGTCTACCCGCATCTGAACGACCACGGCATCTCGGTCAACCTGGTGTTCATGTTGCGCCAGTTGCGCGAACGCCTGCTGCGGGTGCGCGATCTGATGGACTGCCTGCTGTCGCCCACGCCCGACGCCAGCGCCAGCCGCCTGGTGGTGCGTCTGGCCTATGCCGGCAAGGAGCGCCGCAGCCTGCGGGCGCTGGTACGCGGCAATGCGTCGATGCTGGCCGCCAAGGTGACCGAGCGCAGCGCCGAAACCGGTGAGCACTACATCACCCGCGACCACAGCGAGTACCGCGACATGCTGGTCAAGGCCGCCGGGGGCGGCGCAGCCACTTCGCTGACCACCTTGCTGAAGTTTCTGATCGGCGCGGTGGGCCTGACGGCCTTCTGGGCGGGCATGTGGTCGGGCGTGATGTACGCCGCCAGCTTTGTGCTGATCCAGCTGCTGCACTGGACCCTGGCCACCAAGCAGCCCGCCATGACCGCCCCCGCCATGGCCGCCAAGCTCAAAGACCTGGGCAACAGCCGGGCGATTGAAGACTTTGTCGACGAAGTCACCCACCTGGTGCGCTCGCAGGTGGCGGCCGTACTGGGCAATGTGGGCATGGTGACGCCCTGCGTGCTGCTCATCAGCTTTGCCATGTTTTGGGCCAGCGGCAAGCACATGGTCAGCCGGGTCGAGGCCGACCACGTGTTCCATACCCTTACGCTGCTCAATCCCAGCACCTTGCTGTTTGCGGCCTTCACCGGCGTGTTGCTGTTCATCTCCAGCCTGATCGCGGGCGCGGTGGAAAACTGGTTTGTACTGCACCAGCTGGACTCTGCCCTGCGCTACAACCCGCGCATCACCCGCGTGCTGGGCGGCGCGCGGGCCGACCGCTGGGCGCGTTTCATGCGCGAGCATATTTCGGGCTTTGCGTCGAACATCTCGCTGGGCTTCATGTTGGGGCTGCTGCCGCCCGTGCTGGCCTTTGTGGGCCTGGGGCTGGAAGCCCGCCATGTCACCCTGTCGACCGGCCAGTTGGCGGCGGCAACGGCGGCCTATGGCCATCTGGTGTGGAAGATGCCGCTGTTCTGGTGGTCCGTGGCGGCGATTCCGCTGATTGGCGTGCTGAACCTGACGGTCAGCTTCTTTCTGGCGCTGCAACTGGCCCTGGGGGCGCACAGCGTGACCGGGCTGGACCGCCAGCGCCTGCGCTACGCCGTGCTGCGCCGCCTGCGCCAAAAACCGCTCAGTTTCCTCTGGCCGCCAAAATCTGAATGA
- the atpD gene encoding F0F1 ATP synthase subunit beta codes for MAQENAEVNARVQGKIVQCIGAVVDVEFPRNSMPRIYDALKMEGSVLTLEVQQQLGDGIVRTIALGSSDGLRRGLMVYNTGAGITVPVGKATLGRIMDVLGSPIDERGPVSQDLTATIHRKAPAYDELSPSQELLETGIKVIDLICPFAKGGKVGLFGGAGVGKTVNMMELINNIAKAHSGLSVFAGVGERTREGNDFYHEMADSGVVNLENLEESKVAMVYGQMNEPPGNRLRVALTGLTIAESFRDEGRDVLFFVDNIYRYTLAGTEVSALLGRMPSAVGYQPTLAEEMGRLQERITSTKVGSITSIQAVYVPADDLTDPSPATTFAHLDSTVVLSRDIASLGIYPAVDPLDSTSRQLDPLVVGEDHYNTARAVQGTLQRYRELRDIIAIMGMDDLAPDDKLAVARARKIQRFLSQPFHVAEVFTGSPGKYVPLSETIRGFKMIVSGECDHMPEQAFYMVGSIDEAIEKAKKV; via the coding sequence ATGGCTCAAGAAAATGCAGAAGTGAACGCCCGCGTTCAGGGAAAAATTGTCCAGTGTATTGGTGCCGTGGTGGACGTCGAGTTCCCCCGCAACAGCATGCCCCGCATTTACGATGCGCTGAAAATGGAAGGCTCCGTGCTGACCCTGGAAGTGCAGCAGCAGCTGGGCGACGGCATTGTCCGTACCATCGCGCTGGGTTCTTCCGACGGCCTGCGCCGTGGTCTGATGGTCTACAACACCGGCGCGGGCATCACCGTTCCCGTGGGCAAGGCCACCCTGGGCCGCATCATGGACGTGCTGGGTTCGCCCATCGACGAACGTGGTCCCGTCAGCCAGGACCTGACCGCCACCATCCACCGCAAAGCCCCTGCGTACGACGAACTCAGCCCTTCGCAAGAACTGCTGGAAACCGGCATCAAGGTGATTGACCTGATCTGCCCGTTCGCCAAGGGCGGCAAGGTTGGCTTGTTCGGTGGTGCCGGTGTGGGCAAGACCGTGAACATGATGGAGCTGATCAACAACATCGCCAAGGCACACAGCGGCTTGTCCGTGTTTGCCGGTGTGGGTGAGCGTACCCGTGAAGGGAACGACTTCTACCACGAGATGGCCGATTCCGGCGTGGTGAACCTCGAGAACCTCGAAGAGTCCAAAGTGGCCATGGTCTACGGCCAGATGAACGAGCCTCCAGGCAACCGTCTGCGCGTGGCCCTGACCGGTCTGACCATTGCGGAATCCTTCCGTGACGAAGGCCGTGACGTGCTGTTCTTCGTGGACAACATCTACCGCTACACCCTGGCCGGTACCGAAGTGTCCGCACTGCTGGGCCGTATGCCTTCCGCCGTGGGCTACCAGCCTACCCTGGCCGAAGAAATGGGCCGCCTGCAAGAGCGTATTACCTCCACCAAGGTCGGCTCGATCACCTCCATCCAGGCCGTGTACGTGCCAGCGGATGACTTGACCGATCCATCGCCTGCCACCACCTTCGCCCACTTGGACTCCACCGTGGTGCTTTCCCGTGATATCGCTTCGCTGGGTATCTACCCTGCGGTCGATCCACTCGACTCGACCAGCCGCCAGCTGGACCCGCTGGTCGTCGGTGAAGACCACTACAACACGGCCCGCGCCGTGCAGGGCACGTTGCAGCGCTACCGCGAACTGCGCGACATCATCGCGATCATGGGTATGGACGACTTGGCGCCTGACGACAAGCTGGCCGTGGCCCGTGCCCGCAAGATCCAGCGTTTCCTGAGCCAGCCTTTCCACGTGGCCGAAGTGTTTACCGGTTCGCCCGGCAAGTACGTGCCATTGTCGGAAACCATCCGTGGTTTCAAGATGATCGTCAGCGGCGAATGCGACCACATGCCAGAACAAGCGTTCTACATGGTCGGCTCCATCGACGAAGCCATCGAGAAGGCCAAGAAGGTCTAA
- a CDS encoding TPM domain-containing protein — translation MGLWTHFQRLVKHCWLDVADARRAVPADALERLTQRVSASEQRHTGEIRICIEASLPLSYLRRRAPARERAVMLFGKLRVWDTAHNNGVLVYLLLADHAIELVADRGLNERVSPAEWQAMVAHLGTALQAGQYEKGLTTALEEVSAVLVRHFPLLPGGVRANELPNAPVLVV, via the coding sequence ATGGGCCTTTGGACGCATTTTCAACGGCTGGTGAAGCACTGCTGGCTCGATGTGGCGGATGCACGCCGCGCGGTGCCTGCCGACGCGCTGGAGCGGCTGACACAACGGGTCAGCGCCAGCGAGCAGCGCCACACCGGCGAGATCCGCATCTGCATTGAGGCCAGCCTGCCGCTGAGCTACCTGCGGCGCAGGGCCCCAGCGCGCGAGCGGGCCGTGATGCTGTTTGGCAAGCTGCGCGTGTGGGACACCGCGCACAACAATGGCGTATTGGTCTACCTGCTGCTGGCCGACCACGCCATCGAGCTAGTGGCCGACCGGGGCCTGAACGAGCGCGTGTCACCCGCCGAGTGGCAGGCGATGGTGGCGCACCTGGGCACTGCCTTGCAGGCGGGCCAATACGAGAAAGGCCTGACGACCGCGCTGGAAGAGGTGTCTGCCGTGCTGGTGCGGCATTTCCCGCTGCTGCCGGGCGGTGTGCGGGCCAATGAGCTGCCGAATGCACCGGTGCTGGTCGTTTAG
- the atpG gene encoding F0F1 ATP synthase subunit gamma produces the protein MASGKELRTKIKSVENTKKITKAMEMISVSKMRKAQERMKAARPYSDKIRDIAANLGQANPEYVHNFMKPNGAKAEGFVVVTTDKGLCGGLNTNLFRALTLKLRAAQAAGLTAKTVAVGGKGLGFLNRTGAQVVAHVTHLGDKPHLDKLIGPLKVLLDAYEKGEISAVYLVYNKFVSTMKQEAVVEQLLPLSSAQMQADTKASGKANTWDYIYEPDAQSVIDNLLIRYVEALAYQAVAENMASEHAARMVAMKAATDNAGSVIAELKLIYNKTRQAAITKELSEIVAGAAAV, from the coding sequence ATGGCATCAGGCAAGGAACTACGCACCAAGATCAAATCGGTGGAAAACACCAAGAAGATCACCAAGGCGATGGAAATGATTTCCGTCTCCAAGATGCGTAAAGCACAGGAGCGGATGAAGGCGGCCCGCCCGTACAGTGACAAGATCCGCGACATCGCTGCCAATCTGGGCCAGGCGAATCCCGAGTACGTGCACAACTTCATGAAACCCAACGGCGCCAAGGCCGAGGGTTTTGTGGTGGTGACCACCGACAAGGGTTTGTGTGGCGGTTTGAACACCAACCTGTTCCGCGCGTTGACCCTGAAACTGCGCGCTGCGCAGGCAGCAGGCTTGACCGCAAAAACCGTGGCGGTGGGCGGCAAAGGTCTCGGGTTTTTGAACCGTACCGGTGCCCAGGTGGTAGCGCACGTGACCCATCTGGGTGACAAGCCGCACCTGGACAAGCTGATCGGCCCGCTCAAGGTGCTGCTGGATGCCTACGAAAAGGGTGAAATCAGCGCTGTCTACCTGGTGTACAACAAGTTTGTCAGCACCATGAAGCAAGAAGCGGTGGTGGAGCAGCTGTTGCCTTTGTCGTCGGCCCAGATGCAGGCGGATACCAAGGCATCCGGCAAGGCCAACACCTGGGACTACATCTACGAACCCGATGCGCAGTCGGTGATCGACAATTTGTTGATCCGCTACGTGGAGGCGCTGGCCTACCAGGCGGTTGCGGAAAACATGGCCTCCGAGCATGCCGCGCGCATGGTCGCCATGAAGGCTGCTACCGACAACGCGGGTAGCGTGATTGCCGAGCTCAAGCTGATCTATAACAAGACCCGCCAGGCCGCGATCACCAAAGAATTGTCGGAAATTGTGGCAGGTGCGGCGGCTGTTTAA
- a CDS encoding DUF2946 family protein: MDDIVKQAIAKWPNVPDCYGWLGLDARGNWYMRDDAAQAAGPFAGAGATPLSKGSRLLHEKLVDFIQRNYESDREGRWFFQNGPQRVYVELELTPYVWRVQPDFSVQAHTGQAARVQRCVLDQQGHLYLDTDLGFGLVHTLDMGHAADAVEQGLWVPQPEEAARLPERFGYVPSPQSLAK; encoded by the coding sequence ATGGACGATATCGTCAAACAAGCCATTGCCAAATGGCCCAACGTGCCCGACTGCTACGGCTGGCTGGGCCTGGATGCGCGCGGCAACTGGTACATGCGCGACGACGCGGCGCAGGCCGCCGGGCCGTTTGCGGGTGCCGGGGCGACGCCGCTGAGCAAGGGCTCGCGGCTGCTGCATGAAAAGCTGGTCGACTTCATCCAGCGCAACTACGAGAGCGACCGCGAAGGCCGCTGGTTTTTCCAGAATGGCCCGCAGCGTGTCTATGTGGAGCTGGAACTCACGCCCTACGTGTGGCGGGTGCAGCCTGATTTTTCGGTCCAGGCCCATACCGGCCAGGCTGCGCGGGTGCAGCGCTGTGTGCTGGACCAGCAGGGGCACCTGTACCTCGACACCGACCTGGGCTTTGGCCTGGTGCACACCCTGGACATGGGCCATGCCGCCGATGCGGTGGAACAAGGCCTGTGGGTGCCCCAGCCCGAGGAAGCCGCACGCCTGCCCGAGCGCTTCGGCTACGTGCCCAGCCCCCAGTCACTCGCAAAATAG
- a CDS encoding F0F1 ATP synthase subunit epsilon, translated as MTTILVNVVSAEESIFSGEAKFVALPGEAGELGIYPRHTPLITRIKPGSVRIEKADGTEEFIFVAGGILEVQPNCVTVLSDTAIRGKDLDEEKANAAKARAEEALRNAKGQLDIAKAQSELAIMAAQISALRKFRRNR; from the coding sequence ATGACCACCATTCTCGTGAATGTTGTCAGTGCCGAAGAATCCATCTTCTCGGGCGAAGCCAAGTTTGTGGCTTTGCCGGGCGAAGCGGGCGAGCTGGGCATTTATCCGCGCCACACCCCCTTGATCACCCGTATCAAGCCAGGTTCGGTGCGTATCGAAAAGGCCGACGGTACCGAAGAGTTCATCTTCGTGGCCGGTGGCATTCTGGAAGTCCAACCCAACTGCGTCACCGTGTTGTCTGACACGGCCATCCGCGGCAAGGACCTGGACGAAGAAAAAGCCAATGCCGCCAAGGCCCGCGCCGAGGAAGCTTTGCGCAACGCCAAAGGCCAGCTGGACATCGCCAAGGCCCAATCCGAGTTGGCCATCATGGCGGCCCAGATTTCGGCCCTGCGCAAGTTCCGCCGCAACCGCTAG